A segment of the Arachis hypogaea cultivar Tifrunner chromosome 5, arahy.Tifrunner.gnm2.J5K5, whole genome shotgun sequence genome:
tatgggtGGGCAGTGTTCAACCACTTAAATATTGTTTAGACATGGCAAGAGGAACACATTCACATGcatagaaaaggaaaagaaaaatactaaatataaattaatgaGGGAAGTAGATTGATTGttaaattgaaattgagaaaataaaataatgcatAGCTGGAACTTCTGTTTGTGTAATTGACTACTCATACCTTTGATTCCAATTATACGGAATATGGTCCTTTCCTTGAGGTACCCTTTCATTCATTGCCCATTATCCGAGCAATTATCACATATGTTTCTTCAGTTTTAGAATTCAGACCTAAGTTCATATTTAGGTTGTACGTGTTAACAGCAACGCTATATAGCCTTAGCGAAGAGCATTGTTATGTAccataaattcaaatttcaatgaCGGGAATCACGGTAgaaaatataaaactaagaataaaacaaatcCGTATCAACAATACTGATAAAAGAAACAAGACCAACACTTTCGCACCAAACATGCAATTGTTTATACAAAAGTCAAATGGAATATTTCATACAGAAGTCACATTAACAATGTAAACTATTAACAGTTTGAGTACAGTCTGTGAACATTATTCTAAGAAGTTGAAGCACTCTAAAATATAGTGAAATACACACAAATAACAACACTCATCTATAAACTATAAGTCAGTGCCTCAATTCGGATTATGTACagttaaggaaaaaaaaaagaacaagatgGTTATTTCCAGGAATATAGAATCCTCTCATGCGTTCCCATGCGATATTACTACGTATGATCTCTCAATACATTAATTTAAAAGTGAAatccaaataaataattttttttccttttcttcatcTGCAACtatgaaaatcaaataaaattttagatcaaTGTATTTAGAAAAAGGAATgatataaaaatataccaaacttTTATAGGGGCAGATAAGTGGACTAAAAATGAGTGAGAAATCATAGGTAACAAGCTCACTTGAAAATTTGATGTGAAGATCCATacccttatttttcttccttCTCTAATCTCTACCAACCTTAAACCTCCTGGATACATGTATTTTATGTCATCTTGGTCCGGAAAGTTCCATTGCTTGGGCAAGCAATGAAGAGTCATCAGTGAGATCGGAGTATCGCTCGGAAGAAGAGAGTTCATTCCCTCTGCTTCGAGTCGACTCTGCTGTCTGTGATGCCTCCCATTTCTCAGCAAGACCATCTCCTTCAAGCATCCTAACTACCTCAGACATCTTTGGCCTATGGCTTGGAAGGTATTGAGTGCATAACAAAGCTACTTGAACAATCTCATCAAGCTCAATCCTGTCATAGTTATTCTTCAGTTCCTTGTCAACTAGCAAGTCTATTTTCTTCTCTAGATGGATCTTCTTCACCTGTATATCAATCATAGTCATACTTATTATACATACTTCATTTAGCTAAACAATGCAATATTGATATACATAAATAGTGGTCTAAATGTAATTTTCTTCCATATAGTAacgttaaatttttattttagtcccCATTATTATTCCTTTTAGTACAATTTGTGTTCTACGATTTGGATTATTATAATTGtcaaatttcaaaacaaaaataaatggtatataattatataaataaagcaagaaaagataaaggaagCAAATGTATTTGGCTGACCCAATCAAGCATAGCTCCTTTCTGATTTGCTGCTTTCCCAAATTCAAGGGCTCTTTGGCCAGAAATGAGCTCAAGAAGAAGGATTCCAAAGCCAAAGACATCAGTTTTCTCAGAGGACTGACCAGTTGAGAGATATTCAGGGGCTATGTGCCCTACAGTCCCTCTAACGGCCGTTGTCACGTGCGAGTCGCGGTGATCCAACAACTTTGCCAGTCCAAAATCTCCTACAACTGCCTCACAGTAATCATCCAGCAAGATGTTTGCAGCTTTCACATCCCTATGAATAATCTTTGGATCACACTGCTCATGCAGATATAGCAATCCTCTTGCAGCTCCTATTGCTATTCTCTTCCTTGTACCCCAATCCAGGCCTGGCTTCACTGTATCACCGTCATAAACGTATAATTTATATTTGTGTTAGTCACCGTATTTAACATTCTAATTAACCGTAGGACTCACTCAAATAAAAACGtttaatatatactttttttaatttttttaataattaaaatttaatatatataattaattaaattatgtttttttattaaaattaggtcatacaaattaatttaactaaaaaaatagtaaattaaattttgaattgatctaaattaatattaatactattttttataaaaaataactataatatctttattataaaaaattattaaaatatttttattatatatattaattttaaaaattttaaattttagtactttatttttataccgtcttaagatttaaaatttttaatatatatatatatataataagagtattttaattatttgttataaTAAAAGTATTGTAATCATTTTTAGATTTAgagttttaaatatatatatatatatatatattaaaaataatagaaggCTAGTCCCTTACCGGTAACCATATGAGAAGTCTATCTGCTAATAGAAGGCTAGTCCTGTTTGTAAAAGAAATCTTATAACGACACTGGCGATAGATTATATCCATTCTAAAAGGTTAGTAGGGGACTAAtactttttatcaatattagcTAATAGTTTGAGtcgatattttatttttatattattaaaatttaaaatttaaaattttatataaaaatatttttgttgattaaatgttagacaaaaataataaattttattatttatttaaaattatatatatattaacattcTAAAAGGTTATATATATTACAACAATTATTATGtgtatacaaaaatttaattattaaattaattattaatataaaatatatattaaaatataaaataaatattaaaaataattaaataatatatgtattcatatttaaatatataataattaatttaatagctgTACATAGTATTTTTGATATTCTAAAGTTTAATTAGTTCTTacagttttgcaaaattttcaattaagtctttatacttttttttttaattgagtttctatactaatttttttttcaattgaatctctatatttttttttatttgagtcccagcactaattttttttttagttgggttctTATACAATGAAGTCAATTATAGTcatagacctaattaaaaattttgtgaaattatagagatcaacagagtaattaaaccaattcCAAATATGTATTTTCATGTTATTTTAACAGAAGTTCAAAAAGTGGTACACATAGGGCTTGTTAGATGAACTtctaagaaaatatcttttttcgagttattttttttgaaagatcttgtagaaaagtaaaagtaattttatatttgggtatctcatgtaaaaagatctttttatctatcaattatgtttaggtataacaatataaaagtactttttgtttatttattatatgaaaaacatcttttttttaagaaaaaaatctttaaaaaaatatataaattacagcttctcaaaaaagatattttttatttttttagtacttttatttttactactagaaatttaacaaacacactaaaaaataaaaaaaaaatcttttatcaaataaaaaaaaaattatcaaaataatgggCACAAGCAGTGAAAGATGGCGAGTACCTTTAAGACGGTAGGCGACACTGCCGTTGGACATGTAGGGGTAAACCAAGAGCCTCTCCGTTGCTGTCATGCAAAATCCATAAAGGCGAAGGAGATTCCGGTGGACAGCTAAGCTGATCATCTCAACTTCTGTCTGGAATTGGATCTCACCACCAATGGCATTACCATCTTTCAGCCTCTTCACTGCTATGGCTGTACCATCTGGAAGGTACCCTTTGTACACATTTCCAAAACCACCTTTTCCAACCAAGTTCTTGCTGCTGAAGTTGTTTGTTGCAACTTGAAGTTCTCTGAAATTGAATTTCTTCAGGTTCCCTAGGCAAACCTCTTCATGGTGTTGTTCTGAAACTTTTACAGAACGAGTTAAAAAGAGAAGAATACATTATGACCGGTGATTACTCATGTGAAAATGAAGAATAAGTATCAttagataattaaataatttaatatgtttcGCTAAATTTACGTCTAACAGTTCTCATTATCATCTTCAAGAGTATTCACGAACATAGGTCTACCAAGTAACAAGTGATTAAAAGAGAAGTATTTAGTATATGTTTTTTtgttttacttatttttattgtttttttattcaaaattttgtaaataataaaaataataaaattttgtattctaattttatttcatatctttacttttttattataaaattctaaaattggaaacaataaaaatcaaaataaaaatataaaaactgagTATTATATTCCTAAAAcacatttaatatatatatatatatatatatatatattctctaagaaaatttatttttcattcaatttgaTCAAAATTGAAGTCACTTTTTCAATACTTTAGATAGTTCATAGTTGAAACTGGACAAAATtttcaatgtaaaaaaaaaaaaaagtaaaagcgACTACTATATTGAATGagaaaagtataaattaaaaaatataaattatcatCTTATtcctataaataaaaataaaaaatttaaattgcttTTGTAGTAATAATTCATAAATTTGTTCTAGAAGCATGCAAGAAATTCTTGCTAATGTTTATGCGTTACTAACCATTAACATCAAAGAATATTTGCTTGTTATATCTTTGTCTCCACCAAAGGAGGAATCCGAACCCAAGAATTAGTAAGCAGATGCAGCTTAGGCTTGAAGCAACCGCCAACGCCATTTTGTGGCTCTTTGGTCCATTGGAGGATTGTGAATCTTGTAAAAGCATTTTAAGTGTTAGGGAATGAAGGTAATTACAGAAACAAATAAAGGAACACATGTAGGGAAGAAATTAAGATGacgataataattattataatcttTTGAGACAACtagggaaaaaaaaaattgataatatttgaagttttgaacccAAAAGCTGCTGTCTTCAACTGAAAAGTTAGTACTTTAAGTCAAAGTAAAATCATGATGCAACATATGAGGCAGAAGCTTAGAACAGAATCATGAAGttacaagaataataaataaataagtacatAAATATTTCAACATTCAAGAACTATGATTACTACCTTGAGAACTATTAATGGCAGAAGGAATCAGTGTTGTTTTGAAACAGTGCTGCTCGAGTCCATTGCTATTACATATTTGAGGATTGCCTACAATACTGCCTcgagaataaagaaaaaataataaatttattaataagttataaaacagaatttttttttaaaagttcacATCaggaaaataaaagtaaataaaataatgtATAAGGACCAAAATTCCATACTTGAATGATTTTGCATTTATTCTAGGCACTGGTCCACTCAAGTTATTGTAAGAGATGTCCCTGAGGagaaaaagacaagaaaaaaaaaaaagcagaa
Coding sequences within it:
- the LOC112802726 gene encoding protein NSP-INTERACTING KINASE 2 isoform X2, producing the protein MEKRQRNIAFFLLAFFLCFFMWTSSVTALLSSKGVNYEVVALIDLKSNLKDPRNVLSNWDDNAVDPCSWAMVSCSADRFVVTLAIPSQNLSGTLSPSIGNLTNLQTVLLQENNITGPIPSEIGRLQKLETLDLSENSFIGQLPDTLSHMNGLHYLRLNNNSFYGAIPSSLADMSQLAFLDISYNNLSGPVPRINAKSFNIVGNPQICNSNGLEQHCFKTTLIPSAINSSQDSQSSNGPKSHKMALAVASSLSCICLLILGFGFLLWWRQRYNKQIFFDVNEQHHEEVCLGNLKKFNFRELQVATNNFSSKNLVGKGGFGNVYKGYLPDGTAIAVKRLKDGNAIGGEIQFQTEVEMISLAVHRNLLRLYGFCMTATERLLVYPYMSNGSVAYRLKVKPGLDWGTRKRIAIGAARGLLYLHEQCDPKIIHRDVKAANILLDDYCEAVVGDFGLAKLLDHRDSHVTTAVRGTVGHIAPEYLSTGQSSEKTDVFGFGILLLELISGQRALEFGKAANQKGAMLDWVKKIHLEKKIDLLVDKELKNNYDRIELDEIVQVALLCTQYLPSHRPKMSEVVRMLEGDGLAEKWEASQTAESTRSRGNELSSSERYSDLTDDSSLLAQAMELSGPR
- the LOC112802726 gene encoding protein NSP-INTERACTING KINASE 2 isoform X1, whose amino-acid sequence is MEKRQRNIAFFLLAFFLCFFMWTSSVTALLSSKGVNYEVVALIDLKSNLKDPRNVLSNWDDNAVDPCSWAMVSCSADRFVVTLAIPSQNLSGTLSPSIGNLTNLQTVLLQENNITGPIPSEIGRLQKLETLDLSENSFIGQLPDTLSHMNGLHYLRLNNNSFYGAIPSSLADMSQLAFLDISYNNLSGPVPRINAKSFNIVGNPQICNSNGLEQHCFKTTLIPSAINSSQDSQSSNGPKSHKMALAVASSLSCICLLILGFGFLLWWRQRYNKQIFFDVNVSEQHHEEVCLGNLKKFNFRELQVATNNFSSKNLVGKGGFGNVYKGYLPDGTAIAVKRLKDGNAIGGEIQFQTEVEMISLAVHRNLLRLYGFCMTATERLLVYPYMSNGSVAYRLKVKPGLDWGTRKRIAIGAARGLLYLHEQCDPKIIHRDVKAANILLDDYCEAVVGDFGLAKLLDHRDSHVTTAVRGTVGHIAPEYLSTGQSSEKTDVFGFGILLLELISGQRALEFGKAANQKGAMLDWVKKIHLEKKIDLLVDKELKNNYDRIELDEIVQVALLCTQYLPSHRPKMSEVVRMLEGDGLAEKWEASQTAESTRSRGNELSSSERYSDLTDDSSLLAQAMELSGPR